A DNA window from Anas platyrhynchos isolate ZD024472 breed Pekin duck chromosome 33, IASCAAS_PekinDuck_T2T, whole genome shotgun sequence contains the following coding sequences:
- the LOC140000289 gene encoding maestro heat-like repeat-containing protein family member 7: MLAKNHIYEEDFGNPVHLQSYLRHPSPEVRFLVLKGLCTVSESPEKAREIQVLLPDILEALQDTNTDVVLKALLVLRNVMAHVERRKASGPALQLAEKLLPLFDHESSQVREHSICLFQTVVEAVLRQRKKEMKRRVHRSLLPLYFHMRDQSESVAKASGEALAMAAKFLRCKELKRLAQTEQTWRIGECLLQQDRGRVEEYLQQSQPYLQATQTLLRLEAVRFIGLAARYCEDQSEEKLNEILSVLQPSYKDPEPMVRSLAFQTTLILASRHNAMSGRRFPLPWCR, translated from the exons atgctggcaaAGAATCACATTTATGAGGAGGACTttggtaacccagtgcacctccagagctacctgaggcacccaagcccAGAGGtgcgctttttggttctgaaagggctctgcaccgtgtcagagagccctgagaag gcaagggaaattcaggtcttgctgccagacatcctggaggccctgcaggacaccaacacagacgtggtgctgaaggccctgcttgtgctgagaaacgtgatggctcatgtggagaggaggaaggccagtggcccggctctgcagctggctgagaagctcctgccactctttgaccac gagtccagccaggtgcgggagcactccatctgcctcttccaaaccgtggtggaggctgtgctgcggcaaaggaagaaggaaatgaagaggagagtgcacaggagccttctcccactctactttcacatgagagaccagagtgagagcgtagcaaag gcctctggggaagctctcgccatGGCTGCAaagtttctgcgatgcaaggagctcaagcgcttggcccagacagaacagacgtggaggatcggggagtgcttg ctgcagcaggacagaggcagagtagaagaatacctgcagcagagccagccctacctgcaggccactcagacccttttgcgacttgaggccgtcagattcattg gtcttgctgcgcgctactgcgaggaccagagcgaggagaagctgaatgaaatcctcagcg tcctccagccttcatatAAAGACCcagaacccatggtccgttccctggcatttcaaaccaccctgatcctggCGTCAAGGCATAacgcaatgtcaggacggagatttccactgccgtggtgccgctag
- the LOC140000288 gene encoding maestro heat-like repeat-containing protein family member 7 — protein MWFRRCRHWRRHRVVLGRYPCNHRFIPPCRRAVRRIQSCSRTNWQETWSPEESRFPLHSLDFLPPNPNAWLWDFGKEEAKNFIQIFVSTKKDEEKKMKFLESICTMCRDCSLLEDMDAFCREMELAENIKVLLEEEPTDSLHTAFRMKAMLTIATLSATVESALDGKKESLLHACFKSVFFLPPYLDMSAAEKDLYTKTMNAMEIMLQAFVRNCPISSVGKELQNILQALLHYANSHNTAVRKIALQNIERMSDFLVTYLGKVRCQEPFSQPVSPSLHSRASCSLGVPVQQDRAQVGASAELCPEERVFVPPLPLLFLPQVLLSAST, from the exons ATGTGGTTCCGACGCTGCCGCCACTGGAGAAGACACCGTGTTGTCCTGGGGAGGTATCCTTGCAACCATCGCTTCATTCCTCCATGCCGCAGGGCGGTAAGGAGAATCCAGTCCTGCTCCAGGACGaactggcaggagacctggtctccTGAGGAGAGCAGATTTCCGCTGCACTCCTTGGATTTCCTGCCACCGAATCCCA ATGCCTGGTTATGGGATTTTGGCAAAGAGGAAGCCAAGAACTTCATCCAGATTTTTGTCAGCACAAAGAAG gatgaggaaaagaaaatgaagttccTGGAGAGCATCTGCACCATGTGCAGAGACTGTTCCTTGTTGGAGGACATGGATGCCTTCTGCCGCGAAATGGAGCTGGCAGAGAACATCAAG GTTTTGCTGGAAGAGGAGCCCACAGACAGTTTGCACACAGCGTTTCGAATGAAAGCCATGCTAACTATTGCCACGCTCAG CGCCACAGTGGAGTCAGCACTGgatggcaaaaaggagagtctCCTGCATGCCTGCTTCAAGAgcgtcttctttctgcctccctaTTTGGACATGTCAGCGGCAGAAAAAGATCTCTACaccaag ACCATGAACGCCATGGAAATCATGCTGCAGGCCTTTGTACGCAACTGTCCAATCTCCAGTGTCGGCAAGGAGTTGCAGAATATTTTGCAG GCGCTGCTGCACTATGCCAACTCCCATAACACAGCTGTGCGCAAGATTGCCCTGCAGAATATTGAGAGGATGAGTGATTTCCTGGTCACATATCTGGGGAAGGTAAGATGCCAGGAACCCTTCAGCCAGCCTGTCTCCCCTTCCCTACATTCCAGAGCATCCTGCAGCTTGGGGGTGCCTGTGCAGCAAGACCGGGCACAGGTGGGGGcctcagcagagctctgccctgAAGAAAGGGTCTTTGTCCCTCCTTTGCCCTTGCTCTTCCTTCCCCAGGTCCTGCTCTCTGCCTCCACTTAa